In Hymenobacter volaticus, the genomic window CATACTGTCTGCTCTGGAATCAAGTCCGGTAATGAGGTTGAATTTGATACTGATAGTAGAGCTACTTGGGGAGGAGGCATGTTTGGTAACAGCCTTTTTCATGTCACTTCATATCTAGGCTTGCTCTGTAGCTAGGTTCGACTACACTACCTGGCTATTTGAGCAAACCGAATTGAATAAAACAGCTACAAGGATAGGTTCTTGAAAAAGGTCTGGTACTTGACCTTGATACCAATTGAACTCCCTAGCATAACTCAAGTGATTCTAGTGGTCTGCTAGTGAAGGAAAGCCGCTACTTTTAATCTTTGCACAATAGCTATAGCGAATTTTTGTTTATTATTTATTTGACAATGAATTCATAGAATTATTATAACTAATACTATGATTAGTCTATATTGCTGCTCAATGCCAAGTGCTTCTATGATTACTATCGATAGAAGCTGAACTGTTCTGGAATGCATTCTATCATAGTGTATGTAGGCCTCCGTCTATGTAGACTATTCCAAAGCACTGAACGGACGGTTAGCACCTCAGTAATACCATCCACTAGATAGTATTGCAAGTAAAAGTGTGCGCTGCAACTGCCTAATACTTAGTCAGCAAGATCCTAGAACTAGTTCTTGCAGATTCCTTTTGCTCAGTCTTACGCTTTAAGCGCAATTTGTAACTACACGCAGAGAATATATGCTATTAGCCCCCAAAAACGTGGCTGTCGCACACACAAGGGAAGGTGCCCTTGACTATTTAAATAAATACAGTGTCAACATACTGTTGGCGCTTGTTGCCATAGGTGTATTTCTGCGCGTATTCCATTTGTTCGATAACAGATCCTTTTGGATAGACGAGCTCTATCTTAATGGCAACGTTATAAAAATGGGATTTTGGGAATTGGTTACTAAGCCAATGGATTACGAACAAAAAGCGCCCCTTGGTTATCTGTGGGCGTCAAAGCTTGCCGTGATTTTATTTGGTAAAGGAGAAAAAGCGCTCCGTTTATTCTCTTTACTCTGTGGAATAAGTGCTTTATTTTTCTTTGTACCGGTTGCACGTTATTTCTTAAAATCATGGGCAGCACCGATAGCGGTTGGCATTTTAGCTCTCGGCGAACCATTTGTTTATCATTCAACAGAAGCAAAACAATATAGCGCAGAGCTCTGTGCTTCTGTTATGGCTTTATATTTCTTTGTGAAATTTCACAAATCGTTAGAAATAAAATCATTGTTGGTATGGGGAATAGCTGGCGGCCTTCTAGTTTGGTTTTCTTATTCCTCGATATTTATTCTTGCTGGATTAGCTATTGTAGTGAGCGGCAATTTGCTGCTCAATAAAGAATGGAAAAATTTCTCTCTTAAGTTAATTCCATTCACTATATGGCTATTTAGTTTTTCTCTCGTCTATTTCCTTTTTCTTCGCAAATACGAGGATTCGGGTTGGCTCAAGAATTTCTTTGAGGTGATGTACGCGGCTTATATGCCAATGCCGCCGTCTTCGAAAAAAGACCTAGTATGGTTTGCCTATACGCATTACATGATGCTGGAGCGCAATCTGGGCATGCTAACCAAATTTGGCGACCATATAAAGAATTATTCCCCTTTGCAAACTTTCTTTAGAATGCCATTTCTGCCAATTATAATGGAGGCGGTTGGGGGACTTATTCTCTTTAGAAAAAGCAAGTATTTATTCCTTATTCTCACTACACCAATATTCTTAACTCTTCTGGCATCAGGTTTCAAGTTTTATCCGTTTTATGAACGGTTTATATTATTTCTTGCTCCACTATTTCTTCTCCTTATTGCTTATGGGGCAGAACAGACGGTTAATGTTCTCAATCAAAACATTAGTAAGGCTATTGCGCCCATACTTTTCATTCTCTTATTGCTTCCTCCTTTTTGGAATGCAGTAAGATTTACTTTGGATCCTAGCCAACTGTACAAAAAAGAATACAACAGGGAAGCGTTACTTTATGCGGATGACCGGTTCAAAGAAGGCGACGCTGTATATGTGTATTGGAACATGAACCATGCCTATAAGTACTATAAGGACGCTTATAGTCTCAAATATGATGCACTAGGCCGAGATGATTTGAGACATGTAACAGCTAGCAAGCAAGAATATTACGATAAAATACGGCAGCAATTAGGTGACCTGCGTGGAAAAAAGCGGCTCTGGCTTATACAGAATCCTGACTTAAGAAATAATATCGGAGATTATCCGGGTCGTACTCCAAAATGGTATTACGACCCAAATTTTCTTCCAGCAAGGGAATTAGAAAGCGTTATTTCTGAACTTGGCGTAACTCCAGTTGACAGCTTCCAGCGGCCAAGTATTGATGTTAAATTATATGAATTAAAAACAGGTAATTGATAGCGCTTTTACATTGGTAATGCAGGTTGTAGTAAGGCAAGTATTGAAACTGAAGAAGCACGGTACTAGTATGAGTTGATCAATGAGGTGTAGCCATTAGGTAAGTAGAATAAGTGTACTACTGCATGATGCTGAATTGGCAGCCGCCTTGCTTAATGGCTGTGCTTTGTTAGGCCGGGCTTCTCTATGCCGCGAATAAATGCGTAGAATTAAGCCCACCTTCTTCTGTACTTGTTTATGCGTCAACTGTATTCCTTCCTGCCTTTGCTGTTAGGCGTTGTGTTTGGTTGTTCTAAAAAAGCGGAGCCGACGCAAGCTGTCAATAAAACCGATTCCTTACTGGTGTTTTATAAGACGAGCGGCTTCTACCACACCTCTATTCCGGCCGGTATCAAGGCTATTCAGCAGCTAGGCCAAACCAATAATTTTCGTGTTGACACCACCAACAATTCCGCACGTTTTCAACTCGATAGTCTGCGCAAATACAAGGCGGTAGTATTCTTGAGCACCACCCAAGATGTATTGAATACAACTCAGCAATTGGCATTCGAGCAATATATCCGGCTGGGCCGAGGCTTTGTAGGCATTCATGCAGCCACTGATACCGAGTACGAGTGGCCGTGGTACAATGGCTTGGTGGGGGCTTACTTCAATGGTCACCCTAAGGTTCAGCAAGCCACGGTACGTGTTGTCGATAACAAGCATCTGGCCACGAGTTTCCTCCCGGCTCAATGGGTGCGCACCGACGAGTGGTATAACTTTCGCAACCTAGCTGCCGACCTGCATGTGCTAGCTACACTAGACGAAACCACTTACACAGGCGGTACTAATGGTACCAACCATCCTATCGCATGGTACCATTCCTACGACGGCGGTCGGGCATTCTATACTGCTGGTGGCCACA contains:
- a CDS encoding ArnT family glycosyltransferase, giving the protein MAVAHTREGALDYLNKYSVNILLALVAIGVFLRVFHLFDNRSFWIDELYLNGNVIKMGFWELVTKPMDYEQKAPLGYLWASKLAVILFGKGEKALRLFSLLCGISALFFFVPVARYFLKSWAAPIAVGILALGEPFVYHSTEAKQYSAELCASVMALYFFVKFHKSLEIKSLLVWGIAGGLLVWFSYSSIFILAGLAIVVSGNLLLNKEWKNFSLKLIPFTIWLFSFSLVYFLFLRKYEDSGWLKNFFEVMYAAYMPMPPSSKKDLVWFAYTHYMMLERNLGMLTKFGDHIKNYSPLQTFFRMPFLPIIMEAVGGLILFRKSKYLFLILTTPIFLTLLASGFKFYPFYERFILFLAPLFLLLIAYGAEQTVNVLNQNISKAIAPILFILLLLPPFWNAVRFTLDPSQLYKKEYNREALLYADDRFKEGDAVYVYWNMNHAYKYYKDAYSLKYDALGRDDLRHVTASKQEYYDKIRQQLGDLRGKKRLWLIQNPDLRNNIGDYPGRTPKWYYDPNFLPARELESVISELGVTPVDSFQRPSIDVKLYELKTGN
- a CDS encoding ThuA domain-containing protein; the protein is MRQLYSFLPLLLGVVFGCSKKAEPTQAVNKTDSLLVFYKTSGFYHTSIPAGIKAIQQLGQTNNFRVDTTNNSARFQLDSLRKYKAVVFLSTTQDVLNTTQQLAFEQYIRLGRGFVGIHAATDTEYEWPWYNGLVGAYFNGHPKVQQATVRVVDNKHLATSFLPAQWVRTDEWYNFRNLAADLHVLATLDETTYTGGTNGTNHPIAWYHSYDGGRAFYTAGGHTDESYQEPLFLRHLLGGITYALGK